The Larus michahellis chromosome 2, bLarMic1.1, whole genome shotgun sequence genome window below encodes:
- the PRELID3A gene encoding PRELI domain containing protein 3A isoform X2, whose translation MKIWSSEHVFGHPWDTVIKAAMRKYPNPMNPCVVGVDVLDRSLDNQGRLHSHRLLSTEWGLPSIVKAILGTSRTLTYIEEHSVVDPVEKKMELCSTNITLTNLVSVDERLVYTPHPENPEKTVLTQEAIITVKGISLSSYLESLMANTISSNARKGWDAIEWIIQNSESALS comes from the exons ACACCCTTGGGATACAGTGATCAAAGCTGCTATGAGAAAGTATCCCAACCCAATGAATCCGTGTGTGGTAGGAGTAGATGTCCTCGACAGAAGCCTTGATAACCAGGGGAGGTTGCATAGTCACCGTCTTCTCAGCACAGAGTGGGGACTGCCAAGTATTGTAAAAGCG ATTTTAGGAACAAGTAGAACTCTGACTTACATTGAGGAACATTCTGTGGTAGatccagtggaaaaaaagatggagcTTTGCTCAACTAAT attacTCTTACAAACTTGGTGTCTGTTGATGAGAGACTGGTTTACACACCTCATCCTGAAAACCCTGAAAA AACTGTGCTAACTCAAGAAGCAATTATTACTGTTAAAGGCATTAGCTTGAGCAGTTATCTGGAAAGCTTAATGGCAAACACAATATCTTCTAATGCCAGAAAG GGGTGGGATGCTATTGAGTGGATAATTCAAAATTCTGAAAGCGCTCTAAGCTAG
- the PRELID3A gene encoding PRELI domain containing protein 3A isoform X1, producing MKIWSSEHVFGHPWDTVIKAAMRKYPNPMNPCVVGVDVLDRSLDNQGRLHSHRLLSTEWGLPSIVKAILGTSRTLTYIEEHSVVDPVEKKMELCSTNITLTNLVSVDERLVYTPHPENPEKTVLTQEAIITVKGISLSSYLESLMANTISSNARKGRDALEWVISKLNTELEELKSTREGMKPAMAAASTEK from the exons ACACCCTTGGGATACAGTGATCAAAGCTGCTATGAGAAAGTATCCCAACCCAATGAATCCGTGTGTGGTAGGAGTAGATGTCCTCGACAGAAGCCTTGATAACCAGGGGAGGTTGCATAGTCACCGTCTTCTCAGCACAGAGTGGGGACTGCCAAGTATTGTAAAAGCG ATTTTAGGAACAAGTAGAACTCTGACTTACATTGAGGAACATTCTGTGGTAGatccagtggaaaaaaagatggagcTTTGCTCAACTAAT attacTCTTACAAACTTGGTGTCTGTTGATGAGAGACTGGTTTACACACCTCATCCTGAAAACCCTGAAAA AACTGTGCTAACTCAAGAAGCAATTATTACTGTTAAAGGCATTAGCTTGAGCAGTTATCTGGAAAGCTTAATGGCAAACACAATATCTTCTAATGCCAGAAAG GGTCGGGATGCCCTGGAGTGGGTGATCAGCAAACTAAACACAGAACTGGAGGAGCTGAAGTCAACGCGTGAGGGCATGAAACCAGCCATGGCAGCAGCgtcaacagaaaaataa